Proteins encoded in a region of the Halostella limicola genome:
- a CDS encoding uroporphyrinogen-III synthase — protein MTRDVRAAVFRPGDERIDEAVELLESLGADPVPDPMLAVEPTGATPEDAPYVVMTSKTGVELVADEGWTPGDATIVAIGERTARAMREAGWTVDVVPEEYSSSGLVAALEDEVAGERVEVARSDHGSDVLTDGLADAGADVHETVLYRLVRPEGSGESAELGAAGDLDAALFTSSLTVEHFLDAAAERGVREEAVEGLNDAVVGAIGEPTRETAENRGIGVDAVPDRAAFEALATAVVERAAPSYRE, from the coding sequence GTGACCCGCGACGTGCGCGCCGCCGTCTTCCGCCCCGGCGACGAGCGCATCGACGAGGCCGTCGAACTCCTGGAGTCGCTGGGCGCCGACCCGGTGCCGGACCCGATGCTCGCCGTCGAGCCGACCGGCGCGACGCCCGAGGACGCGCCCTACGTCGTCATGACCAGCAAGACCGGGGTCGAACTCGTCGCCGACGAGGGGTGGACGCCGGGCGACGCGACCATCGTCGCCATCGGCGAGCGCACCGCCCGCGCCATGCGCGAGGCCGGGTGGACGGTCGACGTCGTCCCCGAGGAGTACTCCTCGTCCGGCCTCGTCGCCGCGCTGGAGGACGAGGTCGCGGGCGAGCGCGTCGAGGTCGCCCGGAGCGACCACGGGAGCGACGTACTCACGGACGGCCTCGCGGACGCCGGCGCGGACGTGCACGAGACGGTACTGTACCGCCTCGTCAGACCCGAGGGGAGCGGCGAGTCCGCCGAACTCGGCGCGGCGGGCGACCTCGACGCCGCCCTCTTCACCTCCTCGCTCACCGTCGAGCACTTCCTCGACGCCGCCGCGGAGCGCGGGGTCCGCGAGGAAGCGGTCGAGGGCCTGAACGACGCCGTGGTCGGCGCCATCGGCGAGCCGACCAGGGAGACCGCGGAGAACCGCGGGATCGGCGTCGACGCGGTGCCGGACAGGGCCGCGTTCGAGGCGCTCGCGACCGCAGTCGTCGAGCGGGCGGCCCCGTCCTACCGCGAGTGA
- a CDS encoding single-stranded-DNA-specific exonuclease RecJ, whose protein sequence is MNAPVPEMADRAAACAERLRAADEVLLASHIDADGLTSAAVAASALERAGIPFETVFSKQLDDEEIASIAATDYDTVLFTDFGSGQLGIIAEHEAAGDFTPVIADHHRPADVDTEFHLNPLLFGLDGSSELSGAGASYVLARALEPADGDNRDLAALAVVGAVGDMQASDGELVGANRKIVTEGEAAGALETGTDLALYGKQTRPLPKLLEYATDVRIPGISNDRNGALRFLDDLGLELKSGGDWRCWVDLSRDEKQTLTNALLQHAIDKGVRPNKIDALFGTTYTLTAEPAGTELRDASEFSTLLNATARYERADVGLAVCLGDRDGALDRAQTLLSNHRRNLSEGLQWVQDEGVTREEHVQWFDAGSEIRETIVGIVAGMAVGTEGIDRGRPIVAFAEKEEGEVKVSARGTPGMTRRGLDLSTAMTEASRAVGGDGGGHNVAAGATIPDGTREEFVERVDEIVGEQLS, encoded by the coding sequence ATGAACGCTCCCGTCCCGGAGATGGCCGACCGCGCCGCCGCCTGCGCGGAGCGACTGCGCGCCGCCGACGAGGTGCTGCTCGCCTCGCACATCGACGCCGACGGCCTGACGAGCGCGGCCGTCGCCGCGAGCGCGCTTGAGCGGGCCGGGATCCCCTTCGAGACGGTGTTCAGCAAGCAGCTCGACGATGAAGAGATCGCGAGCATCGCCGCCACCGACTACGACACCGTCCTGTTCACCGACTTCGGGAGCGGTCAACTCGGGATCATCGCCGAGCACGAGGCCGCCGGCGACTTCACGCCCGTGATCGCCGACCACCACCGGCCCGCCGACGTCGACACCGAGTTCCACCTGAACCCCCTCCTGTTCGGCCTCGACGGGTCGTCGGAGCTCTCCGGCGCGGGGGCGAGTTACGTCCTTGCCCGCGCGCTGGAGCCCGCGGACGGGGACAACCGCGACCTCGCCGCCCTCGCCGTCGTCGGCGCGGTCGGCGACATGCAGGCGAGCGACGGCGAACTCGTCGGTGCGAACCGGAAGATCGTCACGGAGGGCGAGGCCGCCGGCGCCCTGGAGACCGGTACCGACCTCGCGCTCTACGGGAAGCAGACCCGTCCGCTCCCGAAGCTACTGGAGTACGCGACCGACGTTCGGATCCCCGGCATCTCCAACGACCGGAACGGGGCCCTCCGCTTTCTCGACGACCTCGGTCTGGAGTTGAAATCGGGGGGCGACTGGCGCTGCTGGGTGGACCTGAGTCGCGACGAGAAACAGACGCTCACGAACGCCCTGCTCCAGCACGCCATCGACAAGGGGGTCCGCCCGAACAAGATCGACGCCCTGTTCGGGACGACGTACACCCTCACGGCCGAACCCGCGGGCACCGAACTCCGCGACGCGAGCGAGTTCTCCACGCTGCTCAACGCGACCGCCCGCTACGAGCGGGCCGACGTCGGCCTCGCGGTCTGTCTGGGCGACCGCGACGGAGCGCTCGACCGGGCGCAGACCCTCCTCTCGAACCACCGGCGGAACCTCTCGGAGGGGCTCCAGTGGGTGCAAGACGAGGGCGTCACCCGCGAGGAGCACGTTCAGTGGTTCGACGCCGGGAGCGAGATCCGCGAGACCATCGTCGGCATCGTCGCCGGCATGGCCGTCGGTACGGAGGGCATCGACCGCGGCCGGCCGATCGTCGCCTTCGCCGAGAAGGAGGAGGGCGAGGTGAAGGTCTCCGCGCGCGGGACGCCGGGGATGACCCGGCGCGGCCTCGACCTCTCGACCGCGATGACGGAGGCGTCCCGCGCGGTCGGCGGGGACGGCGGCGGTCACAACGTCGCCGCGGGCGCGACCATCCCCGACGGGACGCGGGAAGAGTTCGTCGAGCGCGTCGACGAGATCGTCGGTGAACAGCTCTCGTAG
- a CDS encoding DUF5518 domain-containing protein: MTDWRAVGVGFLVGLVIATVGLALPIIGQIGGGLVGGFLAGYLAGGGLGSGAWHGLLAGAIGGLIIAVFVFVGTSLLSLTVTEPVNAVVGGAGLTVVVLFLSLLFALDSAIAGAIGGALRD; this comes from the coding sequence ATGACCGACTGGCGAGCCGTCGGAGTCGGCTTCCTCGTCGGTCTCGTGATCGCGACCGTCGGCCTCGCGCTCCCCATCATCGGCCAGATCGGCGGCGGCCTCGTCGGCGGCTTCCTCGCCGGCTACCTCGCCGGCGGCGGCCTCGGGAGCGGCGCGTGGCACGGCCTGCTGGCCGGGGCCATCGGCGGCCTCATCATCGCCGTCTTCGTCTTCGTGGGGACGTCGCTGCTCAGCCTGACCGTCACGGAACCGGTCAACGCAGTCGTCGGCGGCGCGGGGCTGACGGTCGTCGTCCTCTTTCTCTCGCTCCTGTTCGCGCTCGACAGCGCCATCGCCGGTGCGATCGGGGGCGCCCTCCGAGACTGA
- a CDS encoding vWA domain-containing protein, giving the protein MPDPCSRRRYLRLAAAAGTLGVAGCSQRLSAGRSGPTGTGTTTTTTPATDKVDDWQFDPDEAARSGSTGGSSGSVTYTSAQTESVEMSADASDDVGLTAGGAMDANNFRDNVDEGYLPIPLDLSYEGLFNQYYFDTGSDRACTSLFCPSYSTAVSPDPLSGETERYLTVGLNSGITDFERKTLNLVVVLDISGSMSSPFDRYYYDRFGNRHEVENYTERPKIDVATDVVASMTEHLRGDDRLGVVLFNDESYVAKPMREVRETDMDAIRDHVQELRADGGTNFSAGAESGTDLLAEYADADQSEYETRMLFLTDAMPNRGTTREGGLVDIAEENAAENVYSTFVGIGVDFNTELVDSLTAVRGANYYSVHSADQFERRIDEEFEYMVTPLVFDLSLELDADGYDVEQVYGTSAAGDATDSLIRANTLFPSPTEGGRTRGGVILAKVRRTGGDPELRLTASYETRTGERRERTRTVEFPSVTARHYDNSGIRKAVLLSRYADLLRSWMVDERTGEYGPEDVEPPADDYLGRWERQSDPLTVSETYRERFAAFADHLEREMAALGDDELERELELLRELADREANAAFARRLSAASSDAR; this is encoded by the coding sequence ATGCCCGATCCCTGCTCGCGCAGACGATACCTCCGACTGGCCGCCGCGGCCGGGACGCTCGGCGTCGCCGGCTGCTCGCAACGGCTGTCCGCCGGCCGTTCCGGACCGACGGGAACCGGTACCACGACCACCACGACCCCCGCGACCGACAAGGTCGACGATTGGCAGTTCGACCCCGACGAGGCGGCCCGGTCCGGTAGCACCGGTGGATCCTCGGGGAGCGTGACGTACACCAGCGCTCAGACGGAGTCGGTCGAGATGTCCGCCGACGCGAGCGACGACGTCGGCCTCACCGCCGGCGGCGCGATGGACGCGAACAACTTCCGGGACAACGTCGACGAGGGGTACCTGCCGATCCCGTTGGACCTCTCCTACGAGGGCCTGTTCAACCAGTACTACTTCGACACCGGTAGCGACCGGGCCTGTACGTCGCTTTTCTGCCCGTCGTACAGCACGGCCGTCTCGCCCGACCCGCTCTCCGGCGAGACGGAGCGGTACCTCACTGTCGGGCTGAACTCCGGCATCACCGACTTCGAGCGCAAGACGCTCAACCTCGTCGTCGTCCTCGACATCTCCGGGTCGATGAGCTCGCCGTTCGACCGCTACTACTACGACCGCTTCGGCAACCGCCACGAGGTCGAGAACTACACGGAGCGGCCCAAGATAGACGTCGCGACGGACGTCGTCGCCTCGATGACGGAGCACCTCCGCGGCGACGACCGACTCGGCGTCGTGCTGTTCAACGACGAGTCCTACGTCGCGAAGCCCATGCGCGAGGTCCGCGAGACGGACATGGACGCTATCCGCGACCACGTGCAGGAACTGCGGGCCGATGGCGGGACGAACTTCTCCGCGGGCGCGGAGTCCGGCACCGACCTCCTCGCGGAGTACGCCGACGCCGACCAGTCCGAGTACGAGACGCGGATGCTGTTTCTCACGGACGCGATGCCGAACCGCGGGACGACCCGCGAAGGTGGCCTGGTCGACATCGCCGAGGAGAACGCCGCCGAAAACGTCTACAGCACCTTCGTCGGTATCGGCGTCGACTTCAACACGGAGCTCGTGGACTCGCTCACCGCCGTCCGCGGGGCGAACTACTACTCCGTCCACTCCGCCGACCAGTTCGAACGACGCATCGACGAGGAGTTCGAGTACATGGTCACCCCGCTCGTGTTCGACCTCTCGCTCGAACTCGACGCCGACGGGTACGACGTCGAGCAGGTGTACGGAACGTCCGCCGCCGGGGACGCTACCGACTCGCTCATCCGCGCGAACACGCTGTTTCCGTCGCCGACGGAGGGGGGCCGCACCCGCGGCGGCGTCATCCTCGCGAAGGTCCGTCGGACCGGCGGCGACCCCGAACTCCGGCTGACGGCGAGTTACGAGACCCGGACCGGCGAGCGCCGAGAGCGGACGCGGACGGTCGAGTTCCCGAGCGTCACCGCGCGACACTACGACAACTCCGGGATCCGCAAGGCCGTGCTGCTCTCGCGGTACGCCGACCTCCTCCGGTCGTGGATGGTCGACGAGCGCACCGGCGAGTACGGCCCCGAGGACGTCGAGCCGCCCGCGGACGACTACCTCGGGCGCTGGGAGCGCCAGTCCGACCCGCTCACGGTCTCCGAGACCTACCGCGAGCGGTTCGCCGCGTTCGCCGACCACCTCGAACGAGAGATGGCGGCGCTCGGCGACGACGAACTGGAGCGCGAACTCGAACTGCTGCGCGAACTCGCCGACCGCGAGGCGAACGCCGCGTTCGCGCGCCGGCTCTCGGCGGCGTCGTCCGACGCTCGGTAG
- a CDS encoding DUF5783 family protein: MADFDPEKFEDKYVHYFTELQRAYKDAFETMNETYDSELIHAIDQQILNESEPFYEGDGEFRVDLPENPEERVRGIVVDDEKLREVLDIYVDEIEAEIRETFGFE, encoded by the coding sequence ATGGCCGATTTCGACCCCGAGAAGTTCGAGGACAAGTACGTCCACTACTTCACGGAGCTCCAGCGGGCGTACAAGGACGCCTTCGAGACGATGAACGAGACGTACGACTCGGAGCTGATCCACGCGATCGACCAGCAGATCCTCAACGAGAGCGAGCCGTTCTACGAGGGCGACGGCGAGTTCCGCGTCGACCTGCCCGAGAACCCGGAGGAGCGCGTCCGCGGGATCGTCGTCGACGACGAGAAGCTCCGTGAGGTGCTCGACATCTACGTCGACGAGATCGAGGCGGAGATCCGGGAGACGTTCGGCTTCGAGTGA
- a CDS encoding NifU family protein, producing MSTDAQEDGDDLEERVSNFLRRNFPQIQMHGGSAAIQNIDRETGEVSIQLGGACSGCGISPMTIQAIKSRMVKEIPEIETVHADTGGGGGMGGGGGMEPSFPGETVDDDEDGAADEGPQAPF from the coding sequence ATGAGTACTGACGCCCAAGAGGACGGCGACGACCTGGAAGAGCGGGTGTCGAACTTCCTTCGTCGGAACTTCCCGCAGATCCAGATGCACGGCGGCAGCGCCGCCATCCAGAACATCGACCGCGAGACCGGAGAGGTCTCCATCCAGCTCGGCGGCGCGTGTTCGGGCTGCGGTATCTCCCCGATGACCATTCAGGCCATCAAGAGCCGTATGGTCAAGGAGATCCCCGAGATCGAAACGGTCCACGCGGACACCGGCGGCGGTGGCGGCATGGGCGGTGGCGGCGGCATGGAGCCGTCGTTCCCCGGCGAGACGGTCGACGACGACGAGGACGGCGCGGCCGACGAAGGCCCGCAGGCCCCGTTCTGA
- a CDS encoding sulfatase, which translates to MTNADASGRDVLFVVMDTVRKDHLSVYGYDRPTTPGLEAFAEDAAVFEQAVAPAPWTLPVHASLFTGLYPNEHGANQENPYLEGATTLAESLSETHASACYSSNAWITPYTHLTDGFDDQDNFFQVMPGEFMSGPLAKAWKTMNDDERLRKAADWLVSVGNKFHEYFASGEGSDSKTPQVIDRTREFVDGVDEDENFFAFINLMDAHLPYHPPEEYKEEFAPGVDSTAVCQNSKEYNCGARDISDEEFDDIRGLYDAEIRHIDAQLSRLFDSLREAGRWEDTLVVVCADHGELHGEHDLYGHEFCIYDPLVNVPLMVKHPDLDAERYERQVELLDLYHTVLDHAGVDPEDPDAVSLDDRRSLLSDDHREFDEGEFAFVEYSRPVVELKQLEQKASAAGITVDRDSRFYSRMRAARRPDAKYIRNERIPDEAYRLDSDPGETENLAGGDDEAVAEVAAALSRFEERVGGPWEGDAAGTDEDVLDDMSEDAKDRLQDLGYID; encoded by the coding sequence ATGACCAACGCGGACGCGTCGGGGCGCGACGTTCTCTTCGTCGTGATGGACACAGTCCGGAAGGACCACCTCTCCGTCTACGGCTACGACCGGCCGACGACGCCCGGACTCGAAGCGTTTGCCGAGGACGCCGCCGTCTTCGAGCAGGCCGTCGCGCCGGCGCCGTGGACGCTCCCGGTTCACGCGTCGCTGTTCACCGGCCTGTACCCGAACGAACACGGCGCGAACCAGGAGAACCCGTACCTCGAAGGGGCGACGACGCTCGCGGAGAGCCTCTCGGAGACGCACGCGAGCGCCTGTTACTCCTCGAACGCCTGGATCACGCCGTACACCCACCTCACGGATGGCTTCGACGACCAGGACAACTTCTTCCAGGTGATGCCCGGCGAGTTCATGAGCGGCCCGCTCGCGAAGGCCTGGAAGACGATGAACGACGACGAGCGCCTGCGGAAGGCCGCCGACTGGCTGGTCAGCGTCGGCAACAAGTTCCACGAGTACTTCGCCAGCGGCGAGGGGTCGGACTCGAAGACGCCGCAGGTGATAGACCGGACGCGGGAGTTCGTCGACGGGGTCGACGAGGACGAGAACTTCTTCGCGTTCATCAACCTGATGGACGCGCACCTCCCGTACCACCCGCCCGAGGAGTACAAGGAGGAGTTCGCGCCCGGCGTCGACTCGACCGCTGTCTGTCAGAACTCCAAGGAGTACAACTGCGGGGCCCGCGACATCTCCGACGAGGAGTTCGACGACATCCGCGGCCTGTACGACGCCGAGATCCGCCACATCGACGCTCAGCTCAGCCGGCTGTTCGACTCGCTCCGCGAGGCGGGGCGCTGGGAGGACACGCTCGTCGTCGTCTGCGCCGACCACGGCGAACTCCACGGCGAGCACGACCTCTACGGCCACGAGTTCTGCATCTACGACCCGCTGGTGAACGTCCCCCTCATGGTGAAGCACCCGGATCTAGACGCCGAGCGCTACGAGCGTCAGGTCGAACTGCTCGACCTCTATCACACCGTGCTGGACCACGCGGGCGTCGACCCCGAGGACCCCGACGCGGTGTCGCTCGACGACCGCCGGTCGCTGCTCTCGGACGACCACCGCGAGTTCGACGAGGGCGAGTTCGCCTTCGTGGAGTACTCCCGGCCCGTCGTCGAGCTGAAGCAACTGGAGCAGAAAGCGAGCGCCGCCGGGATCACGGTCGACCGCGATTCCCGGTTCTACTCGCGGATGCGGGCCGCGCGCAGGCCGGACGCGAAGTACATCCGGAACGAGCGCATCCCGGACGAGGCGTACCGCCTCGATTCGGACCCGGGCGAGACGGAGAACCTCGCCGGCGGGGACGACGAGGCCGTCGCCGAGGTGGCGGCGGCGCTCTCGCGCTTCGAGGAGCGGGTCGGCGGCCCCTGGGAGGGCGACGCCGCCGGCACAGACGAGGACGTGTTAGACGACATGAGCGAGGACGCGAAGGACCGACTGCAGGACCTGGGTTACATCGACTGA
- a CDS encoding lysylphosphatidylglycerol synthase transmembrane domain-containing protein — protein sequence MSDDAPAAAGDAGATDLRNMFDRRTVGKIAVGFVVAAILVYLLGVAVGLERTLTHLRNAELRWLGAACLSTTACLAAWGKAWQIVLRVGGIDVPYRKLVVTYFAATFANYVTPLGQAGGEPFIAYVLSQDTEASYEQSLASVVTADLLNLLPFFNFAAVGLGYLLLRSQLTEAAEDLAFGLGALAVGIPALVVGGWQYRTAVERGVLRVVAPLSRRTDRFTVESVRDRIRRFYESVELIAASPRALAWATGFAYLGWVFFALPLYFAGLTLDLPIPLLLVFFVVPASTLAGMVPTPGGLAAVEGALVGLVVALTALSAADALAVATIYRLASYWFALAVGGLAALWVVARA from the coding sequence GTGAGCGACGACGCCCCCGCCGCGGCCGGCGACGCCGGCGCGACCGACCTGCGAAACATGTTCGACCGCCGGACGGTCGGCAAGATAGCCGTCGGGTTCGTCGTCGCGGCGATCCTCGTCTACCTCCTCGGCGTCGCGGTCGGGCTGGAGCGGACGCTCACCCACCTCCGGAACGCAGAACTGCGGTGGCTCGGCGCGGCCTGCCTCTCGACGACGGCCTGCCTCGCCGCGTGGGGGAAGGCGTGGCAGATCGTCCTCCGCGTCGGCGGCATCGACGTCCCGTACCGGAAGCTCGTCGTCACCTACTTCGCGGCGACGTTCGCCAACTACGTGACGCCGCTCGGGCAGGCGGGCGGCGAGCCCTTCATCGCCTACGTCCTCTCGCAGGACACGGAGGCGAGCTACGAGCAGAGCCTCGCGAGCGTCGTCACCGCGGACCTGCTCAACCTCCTGCCCTTCTTCAACTTCGCGGCAGTCGGCCTCGGCTACCTGCTCCTGCGGTCGCAGCTCACCGAGGCCGCCGAGGACCTCGCGTTCGGCCTCGGCGCGCTCGCCGTCGGCATCCCCGCGCTCGTGGTCGGCGGGTGGCAGTACCGGACCGCGGTCGAGCGCGGGGTCCTGCGGGTCGTCGCGCCGCTGTCCCGGCGAACCGACCGGTTCACCGTCGAGAGCGTCCGCGACCGGATCCGGCGGTTCTACGAGTCGGTCGAGCTGATCGCCGCCTCGCCGCGGGCGCTCGCCTGGGCGACCGGGTTCGCCTACCTCGGCTGGGTGTTCTTCGCGCTCCCGCTGTACTTCGCGGGCCTGACGCTCGACCTGCCGATACCCCTGTTGCTCGTCTTCTTCGTCGTCCCGGCGAGCACGCTCGCGGGCATGGTGCCGACGCCGGGCGGTCTCGCCGCGGTGGAGGGCGCGCTGGTCGGCCTCGTCGTCGCGCTGACGGCGCTGTCCGCCGCCGACGCGCTGGCGGTCGCGACCATCTACCGGCTCGCGAGCTACTGGTTCGCGCTGGCGGTCGGCGGCCTCGCCGCGCTGTGGGTCGTCGCCCGCGCCTGA